The following are encoded in a window of Candidatus Fluviicola riflensis genomic DNA:
- a CDS encoding transcriptional regulator, giving the protein MNRNISLEEAKKCPIQFVLAINDTLNVLSGKWKLPIIGSILFDKKRFTEIQRNIPKITPRMLSKELKELEINGMITRTVYNTIPVSVEYELSPSGKSITEVLDKMVDWGIKHRKAVISKE; this is encoded by the coding sequence ATGAACAGAAATATAAGTCTTGAAGAAGCGAAAAAATGCCCAATTCAGTTTGTGCTAGCCATTAATGACACACTCAACGTTTTAAGCGGGAAGTGGAAACTGCCTATTATTGGCTCTATTCTATTTGATAAAAAACGATTCACTGAAATACAACGCAACATTCCGAAAATAACACCTCGAATGTTAAGCAAGGAATTGAAAGAATTGGAAATAAACGGAATGATTACCCGAACAGTTTATAACACTATTCCGGTTTCAGTTGAATATGAACTATCTCCTTCAGGAAAATCTATTACCGAAGTTTTGGATAAAATGGTTGATTGGGGCATAAAACACCGAAAAGCGGTTATTTCAAAGGAGTAA
- a CDS encoding YHS domain protein, whose product MKILFVVLLTMFSIGLWSQETTTGRQKHFNTFKNHLAIQGYDPVAYFTEGKAVKGSGNFRAEVKGIIYHFSSETNRDLFEKNTSKYEPQYGGWCAYAMGDDGDKVAINPETFKIVSGKLYLFYNKGGENTKLYWNENQDELLKNANTNWKKIIG is encoded by the coding sequence ATGAAAATTCTCTTTGTAGTCTTGTTGACAATGTTCAGCATTGGTTTGTGGTCGCAGGAAACAACTACCGGTCGGCAAAAGCACTTCAATACCTTCAAAAACCACCTGGCCATTCAGGGCTATGATCCTGTAGCGTATTTCACCGAAGGAAAAGCAGTAAAAGGCTCCGGAAATTTCCGCGCTGAAGTAAAAGGAATCATTTACCATTTCAGTTCGGAAACAAACCGCGATTTGTTTGAGAAAAACACTTCGAAGTACGAACCACAATACGGTGGCTGGTGTGCTTATGCCATGGGCGATGATGGTGATAAAGTGGCCATCAATCCGGAGACATTCAAAATTGTGAGTGGCAAACTGTACCTGTTTTACAACAAAGGAGGCGAAAACACCAAACTTTACTGGAATGAAAACCAAGACGAGTTACTGAAGAATGCGAATACCAACTGGAAAAAAATCATCGGATAA
- a CDS encoding chromosome partitioning protein — protein sequence MTRESVLEVLGSILEPDLKKDIVSLNFVEELTVENKHISLTVYASNPALHARKRMQEAVEFNLRRVFGQDLEIACTVKGLPAENRSEHRKILPEVKHIIAVASGKGGVGKSTVTANLAGGLAKMGFKVGIVDGDIYGPSMPTMFDVVGERPTMIDVDGKALINPVMSYGIKILSIGFFTNQDEAVVWRGPMASKALTQLFTDAYWGELDYLLIDLPPGTGDIHLSLVQTVPLDGVVIVSTPQEVALADARKGVQMFKLDTINVPIVGLVENMAWFTPAELPENKYYIFGRDGVKNLAAGMGETFLGHIPLVQSVCESGDAGRPAVFQENTPTAMAFEELVRIFVLEVNALKARKALKA from the coding sequence TGTAGAAGAATTAACGGTTGAAAACAAGCATATTTCATTAACTGTTTACGCTTCAAATCCAGCGCTGCATGCACGCAAACGAATGCAGGAAGCTGTTGAATTCAACCTGCGTCGCGTGTTCGGACAGGATCTTGAAATCGCGTGTACCGTAAAAGGTTTACCTGCGGAAAACAGATCTGAACACCGGAAAATTCTTCCTGAGGTGAAGCACATCATTGCGGTGGCTTCCGGGAAAGGCGGAGTAGGGAAATCTACAGTCACTGCAAATCTGGCTGGTGGACTGGCAAAAATGGGTTTTAAAGTGGGTATCGTCGATGGTGATATTTACGGACCAAGTATGCCTACGATGTTCGATGTGGTGGGTGAACGCCCGACAATGATCGATGTAGATGGCAAAGCACTCATTAACCCGGTTATGAGTTACGGCATCAAAATTTTATCCATCGGGTTTTTTACCAACCAGGATGAAGCGGTTGTATGGCGTGGCCCAATGGCTTCAAAAGCGTTGACACAGTTGTTTACTGATGCTTATTGGGGCGAACTGGATTATTTGCTGATCGACCTTCCTCCGGGAACGGGTGATATTCATCTTTCGCTGGTGCAGACGGTTCCGCTCGACGGAGTTGTGATCGTAAGCACACCGCAGGAAGTTGCGCTGGCCGATGCCAGAAAAGGCGTACAAATGTTCAAACTGGATACCATCAACGTTCCGATTGTGGGCTTGGTGGAAAACATGGCCTGGTTTACACCTGCCGAACTTCCTGAAAACAAGTATTACATTTTCGGAAGAGATGGCGTAAAAAATTTAGCAGCCGGAATGGGTGAAACCTTTTTGGGACATATTCCATTGGTACAAAGTGTTTGTGAGTCGGGTGATGCCGGCCGGCCGGCTGTTTTTCAGGAAAACACACCAACGGCAATGGCTTTTGAGGAATTAGTGCGTATCTTTGTACTCGAAGTCAACGCGTTAAAAGCGCGAAAGGCTCTAAAAGCATAA